In Paenibacillus sonchi, a single genomic region encodes these proteins:
- a CDS encoding putative holin-like toxin: MQQIGLQGRHGSTFPKGGGAMEVKDALTLMLMFGMFILALLTYLKRSRPP, translated from the coding sequence ATGCAGCAGATTGGCTTGCAAGGGCGGCATGGTTCCACTTTTCCGAAAGGAGGTGGTGCCATGGAAGTTAAAGACGCATTAACTTTAATGTTAATGTTCGGGATGTTCATCCTCGCTTTGCTTACCTACTTAAAAAGAAGTAGGCCCCCTTAA
- a CDS encoding prepilin peptidase, with translation MEGWLIDLPLVLILIYATYTDLKKRVIPNRLVLVGLGYMLLARLFIADQGYGYYVLGTVAASSLMYLAALFIPGSIGGGDIKLLTVVGAAMGWWKSLVFLWLLLGLAGVFAVIGMLIWRSGKLKIPIAPFFLAANILIFMYPIKLWI, from the coding sequence ATGGAAGGATGGCTGATTGATTTGCCACTTGTACTAATACTTATTTACGCTACTTATACCGATTTAAAGAAGCGTGTCATTCCGAATCGGTTGGTGCTGGTTGGACTAGGTTATATGCTGCTGGCGAGACTCTTTATTGCCGATCAGGGTTATGGATACTATGTGTTGGGAACGGTAGCTGCTTCAAGCTTGATGTATCTTGCAGCGCTGTTCATTCCCGGTTCAATAGGTGGCGGAGATATTAAGCTGCTTACGGTTGTCGGAGCAGCAATGGGATGGTGGAAGTCACTGGTTTTTCTTTGGCTGTTGCTTGGATTAGCAGGAGTATTTGCTGTTATCGGGATGCTGATTTGGAGGAGCGGGAAGCTGAAGATACCGATTGCTCCATTTTTTCTTGCAGCGAACATTTTAATCTTTATGTATCCAATAAAGCTTTGGATTTAA
- a CDS encoding plasmid replication protein, whose product MNISLKYGFLGLGMGGTSIAHACAGMRLSAKNTQRPYTAILINSNEMDLLKLPDYPNVKKITLPGYERGVGRDIQLGQEAFTVHKTAITETIQSYFSDRDYVFICCGLGGGTGTGAVIEAIRLLHTVGFAGRFGLLLTLPRRNEGRKVLDNALQRLQVIKRAMQGLGAIVVVDNEKLFQTGLHQNQSVEDFMKSCNRHVARLLHDLNTVTASYKPYGSYHFDASEWLNMLKTGGCLHIAKCVLPAQAVDLASPVTYMEAMKQSVLSGELSAGYDLEDATSSAVSIVADSSAAKRLFTHAFVEQIQSFLHECTPILDENPVATYVGDQPGLVTIYTVFAGLNFPNGVTKLTDELAELERKVDERSQKTDAIAEVLAGFKSLVKKETVDLEALLSEEESAPAPQKTVSDDPFDFLNHLE is encoded by the coding sequence ATGAACATCAGTTTGAAGTATGGATTCTTGGGGCTGGGGATGGGAGGAACCTCCATCGCTCATGCGTGTGCGGGGATGAGGTTATCGGCAAAAAATACACAGCGGCCCTATACAGCGATCCTGATTAACAGTAATGAAATGGATCTTCTCAAGCTGCCGGATTATCCGAATGTAAAGAAAATTACGCTGCCGGGATATGAACGCGGAGTAGGCCGGGATATTCAGCTCGGACAAGAAGCATTCACTGTCCACAAGACGGCCATTACCGAAACCATTCAAAGCTATTTCAGTGACCGGGATTACGTTTTTATCTGCTGTGGCTTGGGTGGCGGAACAGGAACTGGAGCTGTCATCGAGGCGATCCGTTTACTGCATACCGTAGGCTTTGCGGGGCGGTTTGGCCTGCTGCTCACTTTGCCGCGTAGAAACGAGGGAAGGAAGGTGCTAGACAATGCCCTGCAACGTCTGCAAGTGATTAAGAGAGCGATGCAGGGGCTGGGGGCTATTGTAGTTGTGGACAATGAAAAGCTGTTCCAGACCGGCTTACATCAGAATCAGAGTGTGGAAGACTTCATGAAGTCATGTAACCGCCATGTGGCCCGACTTCTCCATGACTTGAACACCGTCACCGCCAGCTACAAGCCTTACGGCAGCTACCACTTCGACGCTTCTGAATGGCTGAATATGCTAAAAACGGGCGGCTGCTTGCATATCGCAAAATGTGTATTGCCTGCACAGGCGGTAGACCTTGCTTCTCCGGTAACATATATGGAAGCGATGAAGCAAAGTGTGTTGAGTGGGGAGCTGTCAGCCGGGTATGACCTTGAGGATGCAACCAGCAGCGCAGTGAGCATTGTGGCCGACAGCTCGGCGGCGAAACGTCTGTTTACTCATGCGTTTGTTGAGCAGATTCAATCCTTCTTACACGAATGCACGCCAATTCTGGACGAAAATCCGGTGGCGACCTATGTTGGAGATCAGCCGGGGCTAGTCACGATTTATACCGTATTTGCTGGACTCAATTTTCCGAACGGCGTGACGAAGTTGACGGATGAACTTGCGGAGTTGGAGCGCAAAGTGGATGAACGAAGCCAGAAGACGGACGCTATTGCGGAAGTGCTGGCTGGATTTAAGTCACTGGTAAAGAAAGAAACCGTCGATCTGGAAGCCTTGCTATCAGAGGAAGAATCAGCTCCAGCCCCCCAAAAAACAGTGTCCGATGATCCGTTTGACTTTTTAAACCACTTGGAATGA